The Christiangramia flava JLT2011 region AGGCTATGCAGAAACTATGATTGGCCGTAGAAGACCACTTCCAGAATTACAATCAAACGACACTTCTAAAAGGGAGGCAGGGAAACGCAAGGCACTCAACACTCCTATCCAAGGTACTGCAGCTGACATCCTCAAAACAGCGATGGTCAATATTTATAATAGGATACAAAACGAAGACTTAAAATCCAAGATGCTCCTTCAGGTACATGATGAGTTACTTATCGAAGTGCCTACGGGCGAAAAGGAGTTAATGGAAAAATTGGTTAAGCAAGAAATGAAGAACGCTGTATCACTATCAATCCCTTTAGAAGTAGAACTCAAGGTCGGCCAGACCTGGCAAGAAGTTCACTAATCCCATAAACTAAATCTTAATTTTTAATACACACAACTATGTTACAATCAGATTATTTTCACGTAGAACTTTCAGAGGTTAACCAGGTAAATACAAGTTATCTCAAACCGCACCCAACCATTAAAAATCGGTACAAACTCAGTCTTTCTAAAGGTAGCTTCAATGGGAGGCGTTACTACGGAGATAACATAGACATCTACTATGGGAATGATAGGTTGAATATAAAATCCAGCCTCCCTTACCTTAGGAATGGACACAACCTTGTTGCCTTTAGTACTAGCGATGTTCAAGTTACCTTCCAAGACCTTTCTGAAATTCTTGAAGTGGATTTATTTAAAGCAAAAATTAAAAACCGTGAATATGCCATACTTCAGAAATCGAAGCTTCGATTTAAACAGCTGAAGAGGTTGATAGGAGGTGTGGAAGGAATGGAATTACTTAAGAAAACTCCTCACTTGTTAATGTTTGGCAACTCCAAACTGAAATGTAAAATCTACGAAGTTGCTCCAAATTTGAAGGGTAAAGTAGATCGATCAATAACGGGTAGATTTCCTTGGGAAGCTGCAAAAGATATAGTCAAGGTAGAATTACACTTCAATAGATCCCAGAGCGATTGTTTGTTGGATTATTTAACAACGGAGATTGAGCATGACAGGGAAATTTTACTTCAATATCTGCAAGATAAAATATCAATATGCCCCATCGGAACAAAGGGAACCACTTATCCAGATATTCTTTTTATGGCCTTAATTAATATCGGATGGAACCATTGCTCTTATGAGGTTGTCTTTAGCGAGATCCAAAAGCAGATCGATTTAGCAGACCTTACTCCAAGTCAAAAATCAGCAAGAAGAAAATCACTTCTGAAGAAAGTGAGTGAAATGAAGTCTTTAGAACATAATTCTCTCATGGATTTTCTCGAACCTCCGGAGGATTTTAAAGCCTTATCGATGACCTTCCCAAAAGATAACTGTTTAATATCAGAATTGTAATACCATGCCAACACTAAAATATACACTTATACAGACCGTCAAACAAAGAGAAAGAAAATCAAAGGAGGCTCAGTTATTCCTTAGATATTCCCATAGAAGTAAAAATGTTCATTTTTACACCAAAAAAATTGTTCATAAGGATTGTTGGGATAAGAAGAATCAACGCTTTAAGCGAAAATATCCTGGGTATCTAAAGGGTAATGTATACCTCAACACCTACTACCAGAAAGTAGAAGACATTGTGAACACTGCTTTTATAGAGGAGATTGATCCTACTGTTTCTTATGTCAAAGATCAGTTTCAAGGCAGATATAAATCCAAAACCGTGATACAAAATTTATCCTTCTGGGACTTTGTAAATGAGAAGTTCATGCCTAATGCACGGAAACGTTTAACCAAAAACACTTTAAAGTCTTATAAAACCAGTATCAAGAACCTTCAAAAATATGAGAGACATGCGCGAGTTAAGTTAGACTGGCATAATATTGATATGGATTTCTATTATGATTATCAGGATTACTACTTGAACTTTCTTGATCTTAAAATGAACGGCGTAGGTAAGATTATCAAACTATTGAAAACCATCTTAAATGATGCAACCGATCAAGGGTACAATACAAACAAGACCTATAAATCAAAGAATTTTAAAGTTCTCAAAGAGGATGTCGATAATATATACCTCAACGAGGAAGAACTTAGGACCCTCCTTGACTTAGACTTCTCCAACTCGAAGAAATTAGAAAAGGTTCGTGATTTATTTGTGGTTGGTTGCTATACAGGAGTTCGCTTTAGTGATCTTGGTCAAATAAATTATCAGAATATTCAAGGTGAGTATATTCGTATTAAAACTCAAAAAACTGGTAAGGATGTAGTTATTCCAATCCTTTCTGAGATCCGACCAATTATCGATAAGTACCAAGGTAATCTGCCCAAACCTTACACCAACCAAGTAATGAACCGATACTTAAAGGAGTTGGGAGAGCTCGCAGAGATTGATGGTGACTTTAATACTTACACTAACAAAGGAACTCAGCGGTTGAAAAACACATTTAAGAAATGGGAAATGATATCAACCCATACTGCCCGAAGGTCATTTGCCACCAATATGTATCTCAGAAAATGGGATGCAATATCTATAATGAAAATTACAGGGCATTCCAGCGAGAAGGTCTTTATGAACTATATAAAGGTTTCTCAGGAAGAGAATGCCAAAAGAATTCTTGAACTAAATAAAAACCGTAACAATGAAAACTAGTGAAATTTTAAAAATTGTAGGTGACCGTATTGATAATATGGGAACTAAAGGAGTGTATTACCCTCGAAGAATTAAACCAAAGTGGAAATCATTGAAGTCAGAAAAGGAAAAAATGCAGTTGTTTGAAAAATTGGTTTCAAGTCCGGAGCCATCAATTGGATTTCGAAGTTTGGTTAGAAAGAACTTATGCTCTAAAACCTTAGAGGCTATTCTTTTTGAAAACCCTGAGATTGAAAAGAGCTTCCAGACAAAAGATGTCTTGGATATCTGTAAAAAGAAATTCATCAAATACAAAAACGGAGAAGCTTTCCTCAAACAAATGGAAGCTTCTAAGTAGTTTAAATGGCTGAATTTACGTTCAGCCTTTTGTTTTAATAGCTTTTAAAATAGTTTACTACATTTACTGTCAGAAAATATTGAAAATAAGTAATAGCGTTAGCTATTTATACTTGTAGTTGAAAACCGCCAATTTTTAAATACGCACAAGTTAGATAGACCAACGCTCACGCTTCGGCGTGGGCTGTGTTTATTTGTGCGTGGGTATCTGGCGGTACCTCAACTACAGTAAGCTGCAGTTCCACGCTTTTTTCTTTTATGAACTTCTATTTGGGACTGGTAGTTTAAAAATGCAACTATGAAAACCAGTCAATTTTCGATTCTGTTATTAATTGGAATACTACTTACTGCTTTTATAACCAATCCAGATAGAAAAAAACACTCGGAGAAAGCTACAGAAATATTGTTCGATGTGAATGAAGATGATGAAAACTACGGTATTCTAGGAGGTTTGATAGGCAGTTTCGCTACAAGTACTATTGAAGGTAACATCAAAATTAAAGACTATTACCTATTCTCTAAGTCTTATATCTATTCCCCATCACGAAATAAGAAACTGGATTTGGGGTTAGGCTTTTTAGGAAAAGTAATACCTCTTTCGGATTATACTGATGTTCAAAAATACTTAGATGAAGGCACCAAAAATTTGGAAAATAGAAGTGAGGAAGTTTCAATTTATGAAAAACAAAATGAGGAAACTGGAGACTCTAAACCTGATTTAAATCAAGATAAAGAGGCTTCACCTGAGAGAATGATTGACAAAGAAAAGCAAGATGCCATACTAAATTCAATCTTGGGCAAACCTGAAGACTCTCAATACTAAACAAGCTTCTGAATTGATAAAAAGTTTCTTTCAGTGTCTTTTTTTATTATAGAGGAACACACTCAAAGAAACTTGGGCTGGTTAGCTTACTAAAGAAATACGACGTAACCTCTTCGCAAGATTGCATTTATAAATACGTAGGTACCTGGCGGTAAGGAAAGATCAGCAGAAAATAAAAAGATAACAACGTTGTATTTCTGAGATATTCAGCTGAATGTTATATAAACATTCAGAAATATGACAATTGCCAGTAAATCACCAACCGATAAGCATTTAGAATTGTTTAGAGCCTACGAGAATATGAGTAGATCTCGCATAAGTAATCATCTTATTGCGGAACAGCTTAAGATTTCAAGAAAACAGCTAGGGTATATTATAAGCCAGTATGAGTTTGAATCTAGTTTGGAGTATCAAATCGCAGAACAAAATGGTGAGTACTTCTTTAATGGTAATTACTACCTCAGCAAAGGAGTAACTAGCAATATTCCCAATAAAGAAATAGCTGAGATTCTTAACTTCACAAGAAAGCTGGTCAAACAGCACAATGGAATAGATTACCTTCAGACATTTTACAGTATTGATCAGGATTGTAAGTTGTTCTTCATTGATAATCTAAATACAGAGATGATTGAATCAGGAGGATTCAGTGTCTCTGATAACTATGCCACATTAATCCTTTCAAGTGAATATTAATTTGAAGTGAAATAACGAAAAAGGTACGCCGAGTTGCGAAGCAACGAGTGGTGGAACTTTTTTGTTCTATATACTTTTTTAGAAGTATTCGACTTTAGTTGAATGCTTCTATTCTTATATCTAGTTCAATCTCTAGTTAGCTTATTAGATATAAGTGTCTATTTGGTGTAATTAAAGTGGCTGTTTGGTCTAAATAGAGTGGCTGTTTAGTGTATTTTTAATTTGGCACTCTATCAAATCGTTTAGAAAAAAATATTAGAGTGGCTATTTGGTGTATTTGATAAAAAGAGTTGAAAGTTACCGAAAATAGAAAAGGGAGAGACTTGGCTTCGAAGTAAGTTCTCTCCCTAAATCAAAATATTAGGAATATGTGTAAACTTCAATCAAATTCAAAGGCAAGACAACTCACTCTTGTAATACCTTCCAAATTACTAACAGAACAATCTTTATCAAATAATGATAAGTTAGTATTGGGAGTAGACTTGGCCCTGAAAGACAAACTTGGGTATAATAGTTATAAAAATGATTACCTAAGCAAGCTGTTTAGTTTACATGTGAATAGTATCTCCAAATCCAGAAGAGCATTAGTACAGCAAGAGTTTTTAAAAAAAACTGGCAGGGAATATCAGCTAACGGAGAAATCAGTCAAACTACTTGAGTGCTCCAATCAGAGTGTTCATTTGCCTTATGAGGTCTACAATCTCAAAATTATTAAATCAGGCGAAAAGTTGTTATGGGGATTGTACAATTCAGTAAGCAGAGGTTTTAAAGATTATTTTGCTAAAAGAGAAACTACGGCTCGGCAATTAGCAATTAGCGTAGAGACTGTAACAAAGTATACCAAATCTTTGAATCATGCTGGTCTTTTAAAACTATATAAACACAATTTTGGATATTGCTCAAGTCAGACCGTTATAGTAACCTGTGATATTATAAATGGAGAATTTATAACAGAACTGAATAGAGCTAAAGATCATCAGGGCAATTGGGAAAGGTCAGTAGATTTTCCAATTCTAAAATAGTAGTAAGGTTCACGACATACCACCCAAATATTTTCTGAGCGCGCAGAAATTTGTAATAAATACTCGGTTGTAATATCCATACTTAAGAATATGCTTACATTAAATGAAACTCAGACATGTTTTTATCTCGGAACATTTTCGATTAGTGACTATCTTGATTTGGGTATAATTGGTTGTGCATAATACTTCATAATGCTCCCGTTTTTAAAGTTGAAACTTTAATTGATATGGAACATTATATCTTTTACAATATTCAATTCTAAAACTATCCCAATCATTAAATTGTTTCATAACATCAGTTGCTTCAGAAATAAATCTCGAGAGTTCAATTCTAGCACCTGGAGTAAGAAATTGATGATGCTTATGTTTTCTTAAACCAGGAATAACACATGGGTTAACTATGCGTAGAATTGGTAGAACTTCCTGTGAAAAACGATAATAAATAATTTCATTGGTAAATCTGCCTGCTTGCCAAGGTTTTTCAGAAATTACACCTTTAAATTCCCAGTTGTTTAAACGAAACATTTCACGATAGTAATCCTGAGTGAAAATTGCTTCATAATCAGCAGGCTTTCTTAAAATATTAGAATCAACCTCATTGATTTTCCATAAATCATGGATAGAATCAAGAATTTTCCTCTTTACGTTTTTTGCGTCAAGTTCTTTATCAGAAAATTTATCCTTGACTTTTGACTCTGTCTGCTCAAGAATGAATCTCTTTAATTGATCTTGATTCTTTTTCTCTTGTAACGCTTTTAACTGTTCTAGTTCTTCGGGGTTAATTTGGAGCTTTTCATTAATTATAAATTTTATTCCTAACTTTTTTTATATGTTCAGAGAATGGGATAGTTGCTCCAAAATCATATTGCAGTTTTGATTTCAACGTATCAATATTTGGATTCAGCTTTTTAGCTCTCCCCCACGCATACTTGTCATTTTTCGGAGCATCAAAAGCATAAAAAACATAAACAAAACTTGGATCAACGTTATTTGATAGAGCATACTGTTGTATCATATCATGATTATTAATAAATCTACTCGCTTCCAGAGTTTTATCTTTAGAGAAAAAATATTCCCTTGCAAAATTATCTGCTTCAATTTCGTTCTGAGATTGACTATTTAGACTTTTCTGATTCTCTTGCGAAATATGATAATTTGAGAGCCTAATTTCATCCCAATCAAATAAAACATGATATAGCTCATGAACTAAAGCAAACCATAATGTTGGGTAAAAACCAACATAATCTGTTAGTGCTATGCAAGGTTTGTTATTCACTTCAAAAGTTGCACCCCGAATATGGAGAGAAGTAAAGGATGGTATAAATACAACAGTTATTCCTAATTGATATAGTTGCTGGATGACATTGACAAGTCCATTTTCTACATCCATAGATTGCCATCTTATTTGCGGAAAATACTCGATTAATCCTTCACGAGTATATTCATTAGTATTTCTCAGTTCAATACATTTTTGTTCCGCCAGATATACCCAATTTTTAATACTGCAATTTCGTTTTGCCCTCTTTCCAGAACTAAAAGCAACATTTAAATCTGGCTCAGAGTATTCAAAAATGTTTTTTAAACCAAAATATTTACAAATGGAACTTTCTATTTCATCATAATCCTTTAATGATTTTATCAACCCAACCTTTTTAAGATCGGCTAAATTGAACTTCTCATTAATAAACTCTATTTTCTCGCTAGTTCGATTTATATCATTACTAACAAAATGTACTTCCTTAATTTTTTGTAAATACAGTGTTGCAACTTTTTCAAGATCGATGCCTAAAAAGTTAGCTAACTTTATCAAATTCGTGTAATCTAACATTTTTTGCTCACCCGAAATTATTCCATCCAAGGTACGTAGACTCATACCCATAATATTTAGAGCAGTTGTTTTTGGAATGTCTAAACTATCAAGGCGATCAAGAAATAAATCTTCTAAAGACTCCTTTACTTTAGTTGGTTTAGGATCAAACAAACGTTTTAAAATTTCATCACTATCGGAGCTAAATTTGTTCATTTAATTAATTGATCAAAATTTTTATGATTAATATTTCAATCAAAATTAATAGAAAGATTGCATCCATACATTTTTTTATATATTAAGTTTTCAGTTTTTATTAACAAAGAGTCCAGAGAACTAATTTAGGCTAGATTTAAACACTATGCACAACACCGCATAACCAAAATAGGCGGCACCGTTAGAAAGAAAATAATTATCTTCACCAACTAACTAGGCTTACGCATATAAGTCCGGGTTCCCTACGCCGCCAACTTATGTTATACGAACCCGTTAGGTAAAATTATTTTGAATGAAAAAAACTATTGAGGTTCCAAAATTTCTTGTATTTGAAGAAACTATCAAATTTGCTTCGACTTTAAAAGATTTACCGGAAGAGGGAACTTATATTTTTGATTTTAAGAAAGCAGACAAAATAGACCCTTTTTCATTATTATACCTAAGTAGTGAATTACAGTTCTGCAGACACAGAAGAGAGAAGGCAGATTTTAGAGCTAAGAACTTTTCTCATTTAACTTATCAGTCGCATATGGGATTCTTCAAAGCGTTTGGTTTAAATCACGGAAAATCACCTGGAGAAGCGAGAGGGAGTCAAAGTTATTTGCCTATTACTTTATTAAATGCGCGGGAGATTAGGAACGATGCAGCAGAAATGAAAGTTAATCCAGGAGAAATTTTAGAGGGTTTATCTAAAGAACTCACGCAAGTTCTTACTCAAACAAAGGAAGGCGATCTTTATGATATGCTAGTTTACTCTCTGCGAGAAATGCTTAGAAATGTGGTTGAACATAGTCGATGTATAGAGTTCGGATTATGCGCGCAATATTGGCCGTCCATGAATAGAGTTTCCTTAGCAATTTTAGATAGAGGGATAGGAATCAAAAAATCACTCTCTAATAACCCAAACTTAAATTTACAATCAGATGAAGATGCTCTAAAAATAGCAATTGAACCGGGGGTTTCTGGCAAGGTTTTTAAAGGACAAAAAAGAAGGCCTAGAGGCGATTGGGTAAACTCAGGATTTGGATTATATATGACAAGTAATATTTGTAGAAATGGTGGTAGTTTTTTTATAGCAAGTGGAACTAAAGGGTTATACTTATCTGAGAAAAAATCCCGATTCCTTGATACACCCATTAATGGAACTGCACTTAATTTAACATTAGATACTGCAAAAATTTCAGGGCTTAAAGAAACTCTTGCAGATTTGAGAGAAAAAGCTGGATCACATAGGAAAGCTTCTCCGTCAAGTCTAGGATTGACAAAGTCGTTCAAATAAGGTTACCTATAAAAAATTAAAACTATACCTTTTTAAGCTAATTTTGCTGGCAATAGGTTCGAACAGTACCACAAGAAAATTGGTATACCTACCAGTATTGTTGGCTTTAAACCAACAAGGGTGAAAGAAGCTACAGAAAATGCTCTAGTTTTTAGAGGAGGGGTGATCTTACTGAGCCAGTAGATCCTTTACTAACATCTTTTTCCTGTCAACCATATTCTCTTCAATATTTATCATATCGATATCCAGCTCCTTACATTTTTCCATAACTATCTGTTTGATCGATTCTTTTTCGATATTAATCTTTTTCGTTTCCACACCATCGTCGTTTATATAAGTAATGTTTGCTTTACAAAAACTAGAAAGTCTCTTAAACTCATTTTTCTTCTCTAAAATCATTAAATGATCCTTTATAGTTATTCCAATTATATATGGCTTCCCATCCTTTTTGGTGAAGGATATCAAAAATGTAGAGTTTGGTTTAGCTAATTGTACATCACGTTTAATTAGTTCAAGCTTCTTAAGCACATCTAAGATCTTAATTAATTCAACTCTGTATATCGGAGACTCAATATCATTATGAGCAAGTGAATTTAAAATTACACTTTTATAAGTTTTTAAATCTTTAAAGTCGTTAAAGTCCAACCCCTCCTCAGTACAGAATATTTTGAGATGATTTATTTTATCATTTAACCTTTGAAGTCTAGTCTCGTAAATCCCCTCTTCATTTTTTTTAATTTCATACCTTGAAGTATCTGGATAAATCCTATCTAAAATCTCTTCACATAGAACTCTTAGATATATTCCACAGGCCGGATAATCATTTTTCTGAAGATAGTATTCGGCCTTTTCAATTTTATTTGGATGATTATTGATCGAAGGTCTTTCGAAGGTGGATAATGAATTGACATACATTTCTTTGTAGACCCACTCATCATTATTACCTGAATTTTTAATTTTATCTTTTAAATAGAAAAATAAACTTCTGTCATGGGTCAGAAATAATATTTGATAATCATATATAAATTTATTTGAGGGATCTAATAGAAAATCAATTAGTTTATCCCTGTTATTCATGTCCAAACTAATCATTACATCATCAAAAACGATAAACTTAAGAATATCTCCTGCTTGGGCATTAATTCTTTTTCTTAAAACGGTTAACCTTATTGCAATCGCAATAGCTGTTATTCTAGCCTCATTTAAGAAAGATTGAGGTCTATTTATCGTGATAGGATTACCTGCATAAGCTGTTATTATAAAATGAATTTTGAAGGGTGTAAAATGAAAGTTCACATCTGCCTTTTTATATTTTAACTCTTCAAAGCGTAACTCAAAATCAATATTATGACCTAATTTCTTAAGAATTGCAGGGGCGTTAATATTAATAAAGTCAATAAGGTTTTTAAGCTCATTATTGAAATGCTTTGCAAACGCAATAAACTTTTTGTTCTCCTCACTGTATTTATAAACTTGTATTTTCTTTCCTTTTGAATTAGTGGTCATCCCAGGACCTTTTTTAATTTCCTCGTACATATCCGAGGCATTGGTAAACGTCTTGACCACACCATTTCTAAGTAAATCTTTGCCTGGGAAACTAATATAGGAGAGTATATGACCTATGAAAATGTCGGCTAAATCCATTTTCTCACCATTCCAAAAATCTTGAAACTTGTAAAGCACTTTGTAGCTTATGAAATCTGATGCTTGATTTATCTCTTTTGCAACAGAATCATTTTGAATATTCGTATTTAATAATGATAGTTGATATTCTGTGGGTGAAGGACTTTTGGTTTTTACTTTAATAAATGAATTAAAATGCTCATTGTACTTGGGGTGATGAGGTAATGGGATACGATCTGCATGGATATTAACCAGAGATTGCGGATGAGCTGTGTGATGTTTAAAATATTTGGCTATCTCTTCAGTATCCTTTTTTAATGTTGCTTCAAATAGGGTATATAAGGCCCAGTATATAGAGCTTTTACCACTACCATTTTCACCATAAAGCAAAAGATGCTTACCTCCAATCTCTATTGGCCCCTGCTCATCAAAAAACTTAAAGTTATTTATTTGTAAGGTATCTATCTTCCTCATAAAGTCGCTAAATCTCTTATTACGGCCAAAATATCCTTACTACGTGTTTCTATAAGTAGGATTCTTTGCCGCACTTCATTTTCAGGTTTTTGATACCAAGAATAAAATCTTTTTATAATTTCTCGTATCTCATCTTCATTTTCAATATTTTGAATTGATTCAGGCTTGATGAATTTTAAAACATTTAGTCCATTCTCCTTCATATGTTTTTCAAAATACAGTTCGTACACCATCATGTCTAGAACGTCAGCTATATGAGAGGCTATCCTTTCATTTTTTGTATGACCTAAAATATCCTTATCACTATTGTAAAGAAATAATAGGTAAGACACTAAAGTTGTAAAGGGAGTTGCTGTATTAGTTTCTGCAATAGGTATTTCTGATAAAGGAGTTGCATATAATTCTAAAGTCTCTCCCTTTCTTTTTCCTCTGTAGTACAACCAGAAATAAATTAATTTACTATTTAGTAAGGCCAAGAGATATTTAGCACTCATCCTAGTTATGTTAGTTAAGAAGAACACATCTCTAGATGAGAAAACAGGTTTATCTGAATACGCAAAGTTATTTTTTAATGACCGATAAGGAACAATAATTTTATCCGTTGAATTGAAAATACTTAATTCCCTAGGCCGGTGAATACTGTACCAAGGCCAATTCGGTTCATTATATCTTAATTTTTGGTCATCGATTATAGGCTTAAACTTTTGAAGATGTTGAATCAAGTTTGGAATCTTTCTTTCTTCCGTGTCCCAATTAGTGTAAATTAAAACATCACTACTTAAATCATAAGTATATTTTTTAATGTTGCTATTCTTCACAAAAGGCTTAACGAGCGTTTTTTCGTAATCATTTAGAGATAGTGACTTTAGTTCACTTGGCGACAGAACAAATACCCCTTCATTTTTAACTAGGTTATTATTGAATTCTTTTAAATGTTTATTACTGATCTTACTTATGGTGATATCGCAACCAGAGTTAATATTTGCAAATTCGTTTAATCTACTGTGGTTGTCTTTAATGACATTGAGTATTCCAAATGTGGAACTTGTTTTAGATGAACTAATTCGAATATAACTTTTGTCCCCTTCAAAAATATTTTTTGAAACAAAATAATTAGTCTCCCTATCCTTGTTCGATAAAATATCGGACAGAATCGAAGTGTCATAAAGAGCTTTTCTTTTTGTATTAATTATATTACATCCTACTCCCTCAAAATTTCCTTTTTTTAATATGGTAATTATATTATGTTGACCGTAGGCACTGTCAAATATTTTAAATTCATTAAAATTGACTAGTGTTAAGGGAGTGGTCTCTTCTTTAAAACTTCGACGTAAATTCAAAGCGCCATCAGCAGTAAGGTAATAGTTTGTTGTAATAAAAGTGCAAATACCTTTTTCCTTGAGCATTTCAAAACTTCGATGAAAAAAGAAGTAAAACAAATCCATTTTTGACTTGTAAAACTTTTTCAATGAGCCTTTTTTCACCTCCTGGAAAAGTTCTTTATTTCCTTTTTCGCCAAGATAAGGGGGGTTTGCGATAACAATATCAAAACCTGTTTCTTTATTTACAATTGGATTTAAAATCTCTGGAAAATCTAATCGCCAGTCAAAGTGTTCAAAAGCTCTTTGATTACTTTTTAAATCATCAACCTCCTTCAAGGTACGTTTCCATCTTTTTATTTCATTGACTCTTTCAGTTTGAGCTTTAGATAACTTTTTACCTTTTTGTTCATGAAATGGATTGGCAGCTATCATTAATTCAAGCTTCTTACTTAGAATTTTAAGCTTAAGTTTTCTGATATCTCTACTTAATAATATTTTTAAACTATTGTTTGCAGTAAAGTATTCTATCTGTTTTACAGAAATTTGTTTTAATAGGTTTTGTATATCTTCTTGAAATGGATTCCCAAATAAATTATTCTGAGATCCTTCATCTTTTTCCCAATCAATTTCAATAATTTCATCTCCGAATTTACTTACAAGTGAATTACCTCCTACTATTTTATAAGCCAAATTAGGTAAAGGCTTTGGTTCTTCTTCATCTACAATTAAGCTTAACCAAAAACGTAATTTCGCAATGTCCACAGCTCCGTTTTCTATATCTACACCATAAATAGAATTTTGAATGATATTTTCTTTGACAGTTGCTGGGCTCCATACTTTATAACCAAGGTCAAATGCGATTCTTTCTTTTAATGAGAAGATTTCCTGTAACATTCCCATCGGAAATGCACCGGACCCTATAGCAGGATCGCATATTTTAATTTTATCTAGTAAAGTATTTATGTCGGCTAGTTCTGTATTTGTTAGGTCTTCTCTATTTTTTTGCTTAACAAATTTGCTTACACTTTGCTTTGAGAAGGACTTATCGTTATTCAGATGCGTGGATAAATATTCTATAATCGATTCTTGAGTCATATAATGAACTATCTCCTTTGGCGTATAGAATGCCCCTTTATCTTTATTATCTTCTAACAAATTCTCGAAGATGTGTCCTAACATTTCAGGATCAACTGCTATGGTATGTTCCTCAGGACTATTTTCATAAATAGTAAAATTATATCGGTTGAAAAACTCGAAAAGATTGGCAAATAAATCGGAAGGAAACTCTAAAAGATCAAACTTCTCAGTTTCCTTTTCGAACAATCCTCCGTTCAGGTATGGAATTTTTACCACTGCCTCATCAG contains the following coding sequences:
- a CDS encoding P63C domain-containing protein, producing MKFIINEKLQINPEELEQLKALQEKKNQDQLKRFILEQTESKVKDKFSDKELDAKNVKRKILDSIHDLWKINEVDSNILRKPADYEAIFTQDYYREMFRLNNWEFKGVISEKPWQAGRFTNEIIYYRFSQEVLPILRIVNPCVIPGLRKHKHHQFLTPGARIELSRFISEATDVMKQFNDWDSFRIEYCKRYNVPYQLKFQL
- a CDS encoding site-specific integrase, which produces MPTLKYTLIQTVKQRERKSKEAQLFLRYSHRSKNVHFYTKKIVHKDCWDKKNQRFKRKYPGYLKGNVYLNTYYQKVEDIVNTAFIEEIDPTVSYVKDQFQGRYKSKTVIQNLSFWDFVNEKFMPNARKRLTKNTLKSYKTSIKNLQKYERHARVKLDWHNIDMDFYYDYQDYYLNFLDLKMNGVGKIIKLLKTILNDATDQGYNTNKTYKSKNFKVLKEDVDNIYLNEEELRTLLDLDFSNSKKLEKVRDLFVVGCYTGVRFSDLGQINYQNIQGEYIRIKTQKTGKDVVIPILSEIRPIIDKYQGNLPKPYTNQVMNRYLKELGELAEIDGDFNTYTNKGTQRLKNTFKKWEMISTHTARRSFATNMYLRKWDAISIMKITGHSSEKVFMNYIKVSQEENAKRILELNKNRNNEN
- a CDS encoding ImmA/IrrE family metallo-endopeptidase codes for the protein MNKFSSDSDEILKRLFDPKPTKVKESLEDLFLDRLDSLDIPKTTALNIMGMSLRTLDGIISGEQKMLDYTNLIKLANFLGIDLEKVATLYLQKIKEVHFVSNDINRTSEKIEFINEKFNLADLKKVGLIKSLKDYDEIESSICKYFGLKNIFEYSEPDLNVAFSSGKRAKRNCSIKNWVYLAEQKCIELRNTNEYTREGLIEYFPQIRWQSMDVENGLVNVIQQLYQLGITVVFIPSFTSLHIRGATFEVNNKPCIALTDYVGFYPTLWFALVHELYHVLFDWDEIRLSNYHISQENQKSLNSQSQNEIEADNFAREYFFSKDKTLEASRFINNHDMIQQYALSNNVDPSFVYVFYAFDAPKNDKYAWGRAKKLNPNIDTLKSKLQYDFGATIPFSEHIKKVRNKIYN
- a CDS encoding AAA family ATPase, with translation MRKIDTLQINNFKFFDEQGPIEIGGKHLLLYGENGSGKSSIYWALYTLFEATLKKDTEEIAKYFKHHTAHPQSLVNIHADRIPLPHHPKYNEHFNSFIKVKTKSPSPTEYQLSLLNTNIQNDSVAKEINQASDFISYKVLYKFQDFWNGEKMDLADIFIGHILSYISFPGKDLLRNGVVKTFTNASDMYEEIKKGPGMTTNSKGKKIQVYKYSEENKKFIAFAKHFNNELKNLIDFININAPAILKKLGHNIDFELRFEELKYKKADVNFHFTPFKIHFIITAYAGNPITINRPQSFLNEARITAIAIAIRLTVLRKRINAQAGDILKFIVFDDVMISLDMNNRDKLIDFLLDPSNKFIYDYQILFLTHDRSLFFYLKDKIKNSGNNDEWVYKEMYVNSLSTFERPSINNHPNKIEKAEYYLQKNDYPACGIYLRVLCEEILDRIYPDTSRYEIKKNEEGIYETRLQRLNDKINHLKIFCTEEGLDFNDFKDLKTYKSVILNSLAHNDIESPIYRVELIKILDVLKKLELIKRDVQLAKPNSTFLISFTKKDGKPYIIGITIKDHLMILEKKNEFKRLSSFCKANITYINDDGVETKKINIEKESIKQIVMEKCKELDIDMINIEENMVDRKKMLVKDLLAQ